From Streptomyces sp. NBC_00775, one genomic window encodes:
- a CDS encoding class I SAM-dependent DNA methyltransferase, with amino-acid sequence MNQEARRLVDRLWKYCNVLRDDGVSASSYLEQLSLLVFLKMADETEQLNAHRPDPADHEHMLPTAPEWQGRGWPELIDLEGDPLEEAYSKLLTDLGRRSEQNDHTTLSLIFNRARNHIENPAHLRRLIVDLIDKEKWRNSRSDINGAAYEALIARSASDTKAGAGQYFTPRALIESIVRCMRPTPYDTITDPACGTGGFLISAYEYITREYGDDLPDDDLHRLRTELIWGHEIVPATARLAAMNCLLHSLGDPTGKPIIEVGDALAKPPERPASLVLANPPFGNRSGIKMSGKEADAEVDDRDNVTYNRPDFWVGEQTTTNKQLNFLQHIGTQLTDKGRAAVIVPDNVLYEGGSGSVGDLVRRELLTGYNLHTMLRLPENIFYAGGVKAHVLFFEAVSEHRTDDDPPHTAHVWTYDLRTGSRFTLKKNPMKPEHLADFEKQAFDPSDPDRKHRKQSDRFRRHNAAELLAQKQVNLDIARLSPEASAAKEPQTSIDELTRSVAEDLRSALSEIEAFAQELGVDLTTVDLTTVSE; translated from the coding sequence GTGAATCAGGAAGCCCGCCGGCTCGTAGATCGCCTGTGGAAATACTGCAACGTCCTACGTGACGACGGCGTCTCAGCCTCCAGCTACCTGGAGCAGCTCAGCCTCTTGGTCTTCCTGAAGATGGCTGACGAGACGGAGCAGCTCAATGCCCACCGGCCCGACCCGGCCGATCACGAGCACATGCTGCCCACCGCTCCCGAGTGGCAGGGCCGCGGTTGGCCCGAGCTCATCGACCTCGAGGGCGACCCGCTTGAGGAGGCGTACAGCAAGCTGCTCACGGACCTCGGCCGCCGCAGTGAACAGAACGACCACACCACCCTCAGCTTGATCTTCAACCGGGCCCGCAACCACATCGAGAACCCGGCCCATCTCCGCCGCCTGATCGTCGACCTCATCGACAAGGAGAAGTGGCGCAACTCTCGTTCCGACATCAACGGCGCTGCGTACGAGGCATTGATCGCCCGCAGCGCGTCGGACACCAAGGCCGGAGCGGGCCAGTACTTCACCCCGCGCGCGCTGATCGAGTCCATCGTGCGATGCATGCGCCCCACGCCGTACGACACGATCACCGACCCGGCTTGCGGTACCGGTGGCTTCCTGATCTCCGCATACGAATACATCACCCGCGAATACGGTGACGACCTCCCGGACGACGACCTCCACCGTCTCCGCACGGAGTTGATCTGGGGCCACGAGATCGTGCCCGCGACCGCGCGCCTCGCCGCTATGAACTGCCTCCTGCACTCACTCGGTGACCCCACCGGGAAGCCGATCATCGAAGTTGGCGACGCCCTGGCCAAGCCCCCCGAGCGGCCCGCCAGCCTGGTCCTGGCGAATCCGCCCTTCGGTAATCGATCGGGCATCAAGATGTCCGGCAAGGAAGCCGACGCCGAGGTAGACGACCGCGACAACGTGACATACAACCGCCCAGACTTTTGGGTGGGCGAACAGACAACGACCAACAAGCAGCTGAACTTCCTTCAGCACATCGGAACCCAGCTCACCGACAAGGGCCGGGCAGCTGTGATCGTCCCCGACAACGTCCTGTACGAGGGCGGTTCTGGCAGCGTCGGCGATCTGGTCCGCCGCGAACTGCTCACCGGCTACAACCTGCACACCATGCTGCGCCTGCCGGAGAACATCTTCTACGCCGGCGGAGTGAAGGCCCACGTCCTTTTCTTCGAAGCAGTCTCCGAACATCGCACGGACGACGATCCGCCACACACCGCCCACGTATGGACGTACGACCTCCGCACCGGAAGCCGCTTCACTCTCAAGAAGAACCCGATGAAGCCCGAGCACTTGGCTGACTTCGAGAAGCAGGCTTTCGACCCGTCCGACCCAGACCGCAAGCACCGCAAACAGTCCGACCGGTTCCGCCGCCACAATGCCGCAGAGCTCCTGGCCCAGAAGCAGGTGAACCTGGACATCGCCCGCCTCAGCCCCGAGGCGTCGGCGGCCAAGGAGCCCCAGACGTCCATCGACGAACTGACCCGGTCCGTGGCCGAAGACCTTCGCTCAGCCCTGTCCGAGATTGAGGCTTTCGCTCAGGAACTCGGCGTCGACCTCACCACCGTCGACCTCACCACAGTGTCAGAGTGA
- a CDS encoding restriction endonuclease subunit S, giving the protein MSASKVEDGGGAGAEGLPEGWAWAAVADVGDVELGRSRHPDWHEGPEMRPYLRVSNVFEDRIDPTGMKEMDFSGVFGKYRLEPGDILLNEGQSPHLVGRPAMYRGEPADVAYTNSLIRFRGNTGILPEWALLVFRQHLHSGRFMREVRITTNIAHLSAARLKVVEFPVPPTAEQRRIAAALAIRMARLDTIERTVISARRDLAALRKAVLLDAVPEPEQWPAHWTATTTGRAGTVELGRARHPDWHTGPKMRPYLRVANVFEDRIDSSDVKDMDFSGVFGKYRLEPGDILLNEGQSPHLVGRPAMYRGIPEGVAFTNSLLRFRAGNDVLPGWALLVFRRHLHARRFMREVRITTNLAHLSGARLKAVEFPVPPRGEQQQLIRTTKQRLAALNRIELGLDRTVRHNAALRRALLAEAFSGRLVAQDPADEPAEELLKRIRVEREAAEADRKAARKAARAGRKGRVDTAPPRPISTHDTTLTDGEQTALPLEFSS; this is encoded by the coding sequence GTGAGCGCAAGCAAGGTTGAGGATGGCGGCGGGGCCGGTGCAGAAGGGCTGCCGGAGGGGTGGGCGTGGGCGGCAGTAGCGGATGTCGGTGACGTCGAACTCGGTCGATCACGCCATCCCGACTGGCACGAAGGCCCCGAAATGCGGCCCTACCTCCGGGTGTCCAACGTCTTCGAAGACCGCATCGACCCGACCGGTATGAAGGAGATGGATTTCTCCGGGGTCTTCGGCAAGTACCGCCTGGAGCCGGGCGACATTCTGCTGAACGAGGGCCAGAGCCCTCACCTCGTCGGCCGCCCCGCCATGTACCGAGGCGAGCCCGCAGACGTGGCCTACACCAACAGCCTCATTCGCTTCCGGGGCAACACCGGGATCTTGCCCGAATGGGCGCTGCTCGTCTTCCGCCAGCATCTGCATTCCGGACGCTTCATGCGCGAGGTCCGCATCACGACGAACATCGCGCATCTGTCAGCGGCACGGCTGAAGGTCGTGGAATTTCCGGTCCCACCTACCGCTGAGCAGCGCCGCATCGCCGCCGCCCTTGCCATCCGCATGGCCCGGCTAGACACCATCGAGCGCACGGTCATCTCCGCCCGCCGCGACCTCGCTGCCCTTCGCAAGGCCGTCCTGCTTGACGCCGTGCCGGAGCCGGAACAGTGGCCTGCTCACTGGACGGCTACGACGACCGGCAGGGCCGGAACCGTCGAGTTGGGTCGTGCCCGGCACCCCGACTGGCACACCGGCCCGAAGATGCGTCCATACTTGCGCGTCGCGAACGTCTTCGAAGACCGCATCGATAGCAGTGACGTCAAGGACATGGACTTCTCTGGGGTCTTCGGCAAGTACCGCCTGGAGCCCGGCGACATCCTGCTGAACGAGGGCCAAAGCCCTCATCTCGTCGGCCGCCCCGCCATGTACCGGGGGATCCCCGAAGGGGTCGCTTTCACCAATAGCCTGTTGCGCTTCCGCGCAGGCAACGACGTGTTGCCCGGCTGGGCGCTCCTGGTGTTCCGCCGCCACCTCCACGCCCGGCGTTTCATGCGTGAAGTGCGCATCACCACGAACCTCGCACACCTCAGCGGGGCCCGTCTGAAGGCTGTTGAGTTCCCGGTGCCGCCGCGTGGGGAACAGCAGCAGTTGATCCGTACGACCAAGCAGCGCCTCGCTGCCCTCAATCGCATCGAACTCGGCCTGGACCGCACCGTCCGGCACAACGCCGCTCTGCGCCGCGCCCTTCTTGCCGAGGCCTTCTCCGGTCGTCTCGTTGCGCAGGACCCGGCTGACGAGCCTGCCGAGGAGCTGCTCAAGCGAATCCGAGTCGAGCGCGAGGCGGCCGAGGCTGATCGAAAAGCCGCTCGGAAGGCAGCTCGCGCTGGACGGAAGGGGAGGGTGGATACCGCTCCTCCACGCCCTATCAGCACGCACGACACCACCCTCACCGATGGTGAACAGACCGCCCTCCCTCTGGAGTTCAGCTCGTGA
- a CDS encoding DEAD/DEAH box helicase family protein: MSGAAPEWARTVEAALAASGWRVYGPGDREIGVAHEAVRSPVSPALVLFTLYVHRQLCGIVAAGPAQSDEQVLLDAAAEQAARVAGRHADRAWRGAQPLPFQYATNGVTWRFLNVLDAEHLDGISAPDTPQGGARSRRVFAPHQPATVERWMREAERMPTAPTFRARLRKLPAVRLDHKRLRSAQYKSIKALEKSLARDDQRALIQMATGAGKTYTVVQSSYRLLRHARARRVLFLVDRNNLGRQAYNEYRDFVPLGAKTPLHEQMPLRLFSKGAVADSDKIVISTIQRLWCKLSGIPVPAEDDESFETERADRLAGRVASVSYCPDLPPDHFDVIVVDECHRSIYGRWRPVLEYFDAHVVGLTATPIQQTFAFFDNNLVSQYTYEQAVADSVNVDYDIYKIGTRITQQGSVIPASSTEVHPDDTVQQVNSVIAKVHKLTRAEQWQTVEEDDPYARTEVNHRVRSGDQIRLVVETFRDKLFTEIFPPTVDQETGEIQSREIVPKTLIFAHNDLHADAIVEAVRAAFGAGDGFCKKITSQASRPDKALSDFRNKRDLRIAVTVDMIATGTDIPALECLVFMRDIQTWSYFEQMKGRGARTVKDADLVKVTADAVHKDRFVIVDAVGVTEHPKTDARPLVRDDAAPVPSLRRLLNACEKGELLHPDDIATLAGRLSRLGRRLDERGRAAIEEHLETDQTYEGLVRSLVRAADTEQPAVVRAESPAPDEPDELDGFVEIADAVGLLTVSDELRAALLKAAQDSWLLIDHLSEDQLLEARGLLDEEEARKVVDDWRTYMAEHGDEMLPLRLAFQERRPPREVLRELRELIDKVRATRREWTEARLWKAYVDLEIARGVTRRKAGLVEFLSVMRYELGLDGKEFRPYRSTVERRLEAWLARQETAGVAFDDRQQAWLQQVVNVVAANATLTVTSLDEGRRAAAGGYGDFVDAFKDSRWQPGELVDELDRELGA, encoded by the coding sequence ATGAGCGGCGCCGCACCGGAGTGGGCCAGGACAGTGGAAGCGGCCCTGGCCGCCTCGGGCTGGCGGGTCTACGGGCCCGGCGACCGTGAGATAGGTGTCGCCCATGAGGCGGTGCGCTCCCCGGTCTCGCCAGCTCTGGTCCTCTTCACGCTGTACGTACACCGTCAGCTCTGCGGGATTGTCGCCGCCGGTCCCGCGCAGAGCGACGAGCAGGTCCTGCTCGACGCCGCGGCCGAACAGGCCGCCCGGGTCGCGGGCCGACATGCCGACCGGGCGTGGCGAGGCGCCCAGCCCTTGCCGTTCCAGTACGCCACCAACGGCGTCACCTGGCGGTTCCTCAATGTGCTGGACGCCGAACACCTTGACGGTATTTCCGCCCCTGACACCCCTCAGGGCGGTGCTCGCAGCCGTCGTGTATTCGCCCCCCACCAGCCCGCCACGGTGGAACGCTGGATGCGGGAGGCTGAGCGAATGCCGACCGCTCCGACCTTCCGTGCCCGGCTGCGGAAGCTCCCCGCCGTGCGCCTCGACCACAAGCGGCTGCGCTCCGCCCAGTACAAGTCCATCAAGGCGCTGGAGAAGTCCCTCGCCCGCGACGACCAGCGGGCCCTCATCCAGATGGCGACCGGGGCGGGCAAGACGTACACCGTCGTCCAGAGCAGTTACCGCCTGCTGCGCCACGCGCGCGCCCGACGGGTGCTGTTCCTGGTGGACCGTAACAACCTGGGCAGACAGGCGTACAACGAGTACCGGGACTTCGTACCGCTCGGGGCCAAGACGCCCTTGCACGAGCAGATGCCGCTGCGTTTGTTCAGCAAGGGCGCGGTCGCGGACTCGGACAAGATCGTGATCTCCACGATCCAGCGGCTGTGGTGCAAGCTCTCGGGGATCCCCGTGCCGGCCGAGGACGACGAGAGTTTCGAGACCGAGCGGGCCGACCGGCTGGCGGGCCGCGTGGCGTCCGTGAGCTACTGCCCCGACCTGCCGCCCGACCACTTCGACGTGATCGTGGTCGACGAGTGCCACCGGTCGATCTACGGGCGGTGGCGCCCGGTCCTGGAGTACTTCGACGCCCATGTGGTCGGTCTGACCGCGACGCCGATCCAGCAGACCTTCGCCTTCTTCGACAACAACCTGGTCAGCCAGTACACGTACGAACAGGCCGTCGCCGACAGCGTCAATGTCGACTACGACATCTACAAGATCGGCACACGGATCACCCAGCAGGGATCGGTCATCCCCGCGTCGAGCACGGAGGTCCATCCCGACGACACCGTCCAGCAGGTCAACTCGGTCATCGCCAAGGTCCACAAACTGACCCGCGCCGAGCAGTGGCAAACCGTGGAGGAGGACGACCCCTACGCCCGTACCGAGGTCAACCATCGGGTGCGTTCCGGCGACCAGATCCGCCTGGTCGTGGAGACTTTTCGCGACAAACTCTTCACGGAGATCTTCCCGCCGACCGTTGACCAGGAGACCGGCGAGATCCAGAGCCGGGAAATCGTCCCCAAGACGCTCATCTTCGCCCACAACGACCTGCACGCCGACGCCATCGTGGAGGCCGTACGTGCTGCGTTCGGGGCCGGGGACGGCTTCTGCAAGAAGATCACCAGCCAGGCATCCCGCCCCGACAAGGCACTGTCCGACTTCCGCAACAAGCGCGACCTGCGCATCGCTGTGACCGTCGACATGATCGCCACCGGCACGGACATTCCGGCCCTGGAGTGCCTGGTCTTCATGCGGGACATCCAGACCTGGTCGTACTTCGAGCAGATGAAGGGACGCGGCGCCCGCACCGTCAAGGACGCCGATCTGGTGAAGGTCACAGCGGACGCCGTCCACAAGGACCGGTTCGTAATCGTCGACGCGGTGGGTGTCACCGAGCATCCGAAGACCGACGCCCGCCCGCTGGTACGAGACGACGCCGCACCCGTGCCGAGCCTGAGGCGGCTCCTAAACGCCTGCGAGAAGGGCGAACTCCTCCACCCCGACGACATCGCCACCCTCGCCGGCCGCCTCAGCCGTCTCGGACGCCGCCTGGATGAGCGGGGCCGGGCTGCCATCGAGGAGCACCTGGAGACCGACCAGACGTACGAGGGACTGGTCCGCTCCCTGGTCCGGGCCGCCGACACGGAGCAGCCGGCGGTGGTACGCGCCGAGAGTCCGGCGCCGGACGAGCCGGATGAGCTGGACGGGTTCGTGGAGATCGCTGACGCCGTGGGCCTGCTGACCGTGAGTGACGAACTGCGTGCCGCACTCCTCAAAGCCGCCCAGGACAGCTGGCTGCTGATCGACCACCTCAGCGAGGACCAGCTCCTTGAGGCACGCGGCCTCCTGGACGAAGAGGAAGCCCGCAAGGTCGTCGACGACTGGCGGACGTACATGGCCGAGCACGGGGACGAGATGCTGCCGCTGCGGCTCGCCTTTCAAGAACGACGGCCACCCCGCGAGGTACTCCGCGAACTCCGAGAGTTGATCGACAAGGTCCGGGCAACTCGGCGCGAATGGACCGAGGCCAGGCTCTGGAAGGCATACGTTGACCTGGAGATCGCCAGGGGTGTCACGAGGCGGAAGGCCGGACTGGTCGAGTTCCTGTCCGTCATGCGGTACGAGCTCGGGCTCGATGGGAAAGAGTTCCGGCCATATCGCAGTACGGTTGAGCGCCGCCTGGAAGCGTGGCTCGCCCGCCAGGAGACGGCAGGCGTCGCGTTCGACGACCGGCAGCAAGCATGGCTACAGCAGGTCGTGAACGTTGTAGCAGCCAACGCAACGCTCACGGTGACCTCGCTGGACGAGGGCCGACGAGCGGCGGCCGGCGGGTACGGCGACTTCGTAGATGCTTTCAAGGACAGCCGGTGGCAGCCGGGTGAGCTGGTGGACGAGCTGGACAGGGAATTGGGTGCGTGA
- a CDS encoding AAA family ATPase translates to MSRQGKGRAVYVAGLRVDGVRGFHGPRACDLDFTRPGGGYAGWTVMAGRNGSGKTTLLRLLALTLTGGRRAHQLEPELEDYLTLGATHGSVVAKILADRAADTMAPAGGEPAEVRLDWRPEQDDGLFDEPTEDFEPPTEVVFTAPRTLTSALWSSAPPPGWFCAAYGPFRRLTGTGLYERTPPQLDRATALRTLFEEQSALTEAFDWLLSLHLRTLEARPGIGELKAGVLRLLNDGDGGDALLPDCYRIEDVDSDGMWLRRQGDSGPEGARIELRRMSDGQRTVVALVLDIVRQMHAAYGVLAFEERAGGTVVLPHPGVVLIDEIDAHLHMTWQKRIGQWLTAHFPAIQFIVTTHSPYVCQAADPGGLIRLPGTGEQGPPQVVDRDLYGRIVYGTGDDAALSDLFGLDSPYSDEARHLRDRLAELEYDVLLGRADAEQTEEYLRLRERLSSSPVARVDEVMERYRLSRERDA, encoded by the coding sequence ATGTCACGCCAGGGGAAGGGCAGGGCGGTGTACGTAGCGGGGCTCAGGGTTGACGGGGTGCGTGGTTTCCACGGACCGCGCGCCTGCGACCTCGATTTCACCCGGCCCGGCGGCGGATACGCGGGCTGGACCGTGATGGCTGGGCGGAACGGCTCGGGCAAGACCACCCTGCTGCGCTTGCTCGCGCTCACGCTGACCGGGGGACGCCGCGCACACCAGCTGGAACCGGAGCTGGAGGACTACCTGACCCTCGGGGCCACCCACGGCTCTGTGGTGGCCAAGATCCTCGCGGACCGGGCCGCCGACACGATGGCTCCAGCCGGGGGCGAACCAGCAGAGGTCAGGCTCGACTGGCGGCCCGAGCAGGACGATGGCCTCTTCGACGAGCCCACAGAAGACTTCGAGCCGCCCACCGAAGTGGTCTTCACGGCCCCCCGCACCCTCACCTCCGCCTTGTGGTCCTCGGCCCCGCCACCCGGCTGGTTCTGTGCAGCCTACGGACCCTTCCGACGTCTCACCGGCACCGGCCTTTACGAGCGCACTCCGCCGCAGCTGGATCGGGCCACCGCACTGCGCACCCTCTTTGAGGAACAGTCGGCCCTCACCGAGGCCTTCGACTGGCTGCTCTCCCTCCACCTGCGCACCTTGGAGGCGCGCCCTGGGATCGGCGAGCTCAAGGCTGGGGTACTCAGGCTGCTCAACGACGGCGACGGCGGCGACGCTCTGCTGCCGGACTGCTACCGCATCGAGGACGTGGACTCGGACGGGATGTGGCTGCGGCGCCAGGGTGACAGCGGCCCGGAGGGCGCCCGGATCGAGCTGCGGCGGATGAGCGACGGGCAGCGGACTGTGGTCGCCCTGGTCCTGGACATCGTCCGGCAGATGCACGCGGCATACGGGGTCCTCGCGTTCGAGGAACGGGCCGGCGGCACGGTCGTACTGCCGCATCCCGGCGTGGTACTCATCGATGAGATCGACGCGCACCTGCACATGACCTGGCAGAAGCGCATCGGGCAATGGCTCACCGCGCACTTCCCGGCAATCCAGTTCATCGTCACCACTCACAGCCCGTACGTCTGCCAGGCAGCGGACCCAGGCGGGCTGATCCGGCTGCCGGGGACGGGCGAGCAGGGGCCGCCACAGGTAGTGGACAGAGATCTGTACGGGCGGATCGTGTACGGGACGGGGGACGATGCGGCGCTCTCGGACTTGTTCGGCCTGGACTCGCCGTATTCCGACGAGGCGCGTCATCTGCGGGACAGACTGGCTGAGTTGGAGTATGACGTTCTGCTCGGGCGGGCCGATGCCGAGCAGACCGAGGAGTACCTGCGGCTGCGCGAGCGCCTCTCCAGTTCGCCGGTGGCCCGCGTCGATGAAGTGATGGAGCGGTACCGGCTGTCCCGGGAGCGCGACGCGTGA
- a CDS encoding DUF3800 domain-containing protein has protein sequence MSTSPMEHPVVYVDESANSGQNLLDPHQPVFTVAGVHLPDDLAASIVDEVRGQLPRNLREPKYTSLAGSSDGRKALMNAFARLPEGSVRTYLVHKRFMVMTKMVDVIVEPMAHRDGYNLYEGKETLALANMLHLAGPVMGDADAYDRMLQAFVNWVRQKATTDELYAAIAALKASVQSEQFTEYVEVLEYGRPVADETAAEISSQGRRDELDPAIPSLYCLATTFGQTLGKFRLVHDASKVVDRNTTRLHTVHFLPDPARPGEFMNPFMGAIEFADSKDHPQLQVADWAAGATRQWAKWMAGGGGDQFSRELEPVARPWLIGGIWPAPVEGSET, from the coding sequence ATGTCCACTTCACCCATGGAGCACCCCGTCGTTTACGTCGACGAGTCCGCCAACTCGGGCCAGAACCTCCTCGACCCACACCAACCTGTCTTCACGGTGGCCGGAGTTCACCTGCCTGACGACCTCGCCGCCTCCATCGTCGACGAGGTCCGTGGGCAGCTCCCGCGCAATCTGCGCGAGCCGAAGTACACGTCGTTGGCGGGTTCCAGCGACGGACGGAAGGCGCTGATGAACGCCTTCGCGCGCCTGCCCGAGGGGAGCGTGCGGACGTATCTGGTCCACAAGCGATTCATGGTGATGACCAAGATGGTCGACGTCATCGTGGAACCCATGGCGCACCGGGACGGCTACAACCTGTATGAGGGGAAGGAGACCCTCGCCCTGGCGAACATGCTGCACCTGGCCGGCCCGGTCATGGGGGATGCGGACGCCTACGACCGGATGCTCCAGGCGTTCGTGAACTGGGTCCGGCAGAAGGCCACTACCGACGAGCTGTACGCGGCCATAGCCGCCCTCAAGGCCTCCGTGCAAAGCGAGCAGTTCACCGAGTACGTGGAGGTCCTGGAATACGGCCGACCCGTCGCTGACGAGACCGCAGCGGAGATCTCATCCCAGGGGCGTCGGGACGAGCTGGATCCGGCGATCCCAAGCTTGTACTGCCTCGCCACCACGTTCGGTCAGACCCTGGGCAAGTTCCGCCTGGTGCACGACGCATCGAAAGTAGTCGACCGCAACACCACCCGCTTGCACACCGTGCACTTCCTCCCCGACCCCGCACGGCCGGGCGAGTTCATGAACCCCTTCATGGGCGCCATCGAGTTCGCGGACAGCAAGGACCACCCGCAGCTCCAGGTGGCGGACTGGGCTGCGGGCGCGACACGCCAGTGGGCGAAGTGGATGGCAGGTGGCGGCGGGGACCAGTTCTCCCGCGAGTTGGAGCCGGTTGCCCGACCCTGGCTCATCGGCGGCATATGGCCGGCTCCCGTGGAGGGCTCAGAGACATGA
- a CDS encoding pentapeptide repeat-containing protein yields the protein MATEPNTDSGNPLTYDEELHSAAYRLLTSLNLFTRDRETPPLSAPSVQGVVPRTLAWWKGSNMSNTDDVAPHQPSLERPRRIELLSFVVTAVVALGGLGYSVYSIKQVNNELGISKEGQITDRYTAAVTNLGDDAMDVRMGGLYALQRIMVDSTRDHPTIANLLAAYVRTHADKPLPKGKEVPADVQAALTVLATRDSSHDEGFRPDLHSAHLFRADLIDAHLTWANLAGVDLRNANLSDADLHSSDLRHADLRNAGVARTDLHDSVLNDADLTQASMYRANLSDTDLTGADLREAFLLSASLRNADLHDANLRNAHLYGADLHGANLRGADLYDADLHGAALTGVEGVTVKQIVSAHVTTTTKLPPSLAKDPSVRARIAEVERLGL from the coding sequence ATGGCCACCGAGCCCAACACCGACTCGGGCAACCCATTGACCTACGACGAAGAACTGCACTCCGCCGCTTATCGACTGCTGACCAGCCTGAACCTGTTCACCAGGGACAGGGAGACGCCGCCCCTATCGGCCCCATCAGTCCAAGGTGTTGTTCCCAGAACCCTTGCATGGTGGAAGGGGTCAAACATGTCCAACACCGATGACGTCGCACCACACCAGCCCAGTTTGGAACGGCCACGGAGGATCGAGCTCCTCTCATTCGTCGTAACCGCCGTCGTGGCTCTGGGCGGCCTGGGGTATTCGGTGTACTCCATCAAGCAGGTGAACAACGAGCTGGGGATCAGCAAGGAAGGGCAGATTACCGACCGGTACACCGCAGCCGTCACGAACCTCGGTGATGACGCCATGGATGTACGGATGGGAGGTCTTTACGCTCTGCAGCGCATCATGGTGGACTCCACTCGCGACCACCCCACCATTGCCAACCTCCTGGCTGCCTACGTTCGTACACACGCCGACAAACCTCTGCCGAAGGGAAAGGAGGTCCCAGCCGACGTCCAAGCCGCGCTCACCGTGCTTGCCACACGCGACTCAAGTCATGACGAAGGCTTCCGGCCCGACCTCCACTCAGCACACCTATTCAGAGCAGACCTGATCGACGCACACCTGACATGGGCAAACCTGGCCGGCGTAGATCTACGCAACGCGAACCTGAGCGACGCGGATCTGCACAGCTCGGACCTGCGGCACGCGGACCTGCGCAACGCGGGCGTGGCCCGCACAGACCTGCATGATTCAGTCCTCAACGACGCGGACCTGACCCAAGCGAGCATGTATAGGGCGAATCTGTCCGACACGGATCTGACCGGCGCGGACCTGCGCGAGGCATTCCTGCTTAGCGCGAGCCTGCGCAACGCGGACCTGCATGACGCGAATCTCCGTAACGCTCACCTGTACGGCGCGGACCTGCATGGCGCGAATCTTCGTGGCGCTGACCTGTATGACGCGGACCTGCATGGCGCTGCACTGACTGGGGTGGAGGGGGTGACCGTGAAGCAGATTGTCTCCGCCCACGTCACCACGACGACGAAGCTCCCCCCAAGCCTCGCCAAAGACCCATCCGTACGAGCTCGGATTGCCGAAGTCGAACGTCTGGGCCTGTGA
- a CDS encoding N-6 DNA methylase, whose translation MDQLDLFAEEIPKTFTARRTPPRPAPAPRPAPAPEPRPVVAADDEPDSLFADPRPELPSVQTSIPAPRRIAPLLIGNPRDAGQRLGEAVADTWHASNWGGYRIDIPVSIIGGLALFPIKGHTEDVTRIISNSTDWELLQGYREIYAHAWAHRPDLGARMAPLMGWLTEDGVEEKAYAVRRVTETALRYGILQLTGDPDPYNRSDTDVMSWTITSLRSHGAKQGLGEYHTPPELCDLMARMLLGDELPEKGWRFHEPAGGTGGMFRAAAQHLRELQADPADYAWALNELEPLAAAGAAVNAIVWGLGPNVVIACGDTLADGGLSDRTARERKHLFEERDQILGYIAAVDAAQEAFALVDRLTGAQAV comes from the coding sequence ATGGACCAGCTGGACCTGTTCGCCGAGGAGATCCCGAAGACCTTCACCGCCCGCCGCACCCCGCCCCGCCCGGCGCCCGCGCCTCGCCCGGCGCCCGCGCCCGAACCCCGCCCGGTCGTGGCGGCCGACGATGAGCCCGACAGCCTGTTCGCCGACCCACGCCCCGAGCTGCCGTCCGTGCAGACCTCCATCCCCGCGCCGCGCCGCATAGCGCCGCTGCTGATCGGCAACCCGCGCGACGCCGGGCAGCGCCTCGGCGAGGCCGTCGCCGACACCTGGCACGCCTCCAACTGGGGCGGCTACCGCATCGACATCCCCGTCAGCATCATCGGCGGCCTGGCCCTGTTCCCCATCAAGGGCCACACCGAGGACGTCACCCGCATCATCAGCAACTCGACCGACTGGGAGCTCCTGCAGGGCTACCGCGAGATCTATGCGCACGCCTGGGCCCACCGGCCCGACCTGGGCGCTCGCATGGCCCCGCTGATGGGCTGGCTCACCGAGGACGGCGTGGAGGAGAAGGCCTACGCGGTGCGCCGGGTGACCGAGACGGCGCTGCGCTACGGCATCCTGCAGCTGACCGGGGACCCCGACCCCTACAACCGTTCCGACACCGACGTGATGTCGTGGACGATCACCTCGCTCCGCTCGCACGGCGCCAAGCAGGGCCTCGGCGAGTACCACACGCCGCCGGAGCTCTGCGACCTGATGGCCAGGATGCTCCTCGGCGACGAGCTGCCCGAGAAGGGTTGGCGGTTCCACGAGCCCGCTGGCGGCACGGGCGGCATGTTCCGCGCCGCCGCCCAGCATCTGCGCGAACTGCAGGCGGACCCCGCCGACTACGCGTGGGCATTGAACGAACTCGAACCGCTCGCGGCGGCCGGCGCGGCCGTCAACGCGATCGTGTGGGGCCTGGGCCCCAACGTCGTCATCGCCTGCGGCGACACCCTCGCCGACGGCGGCCTGTCGGACCGGACCGCGCGAGAGCGCAAGCACCTGTTCGAGGAGCGGGACCAGATCCTCGGCTACATCGCGGCGGTCGACGCGGCCCAGGAAGCGTTCGCGCTCGTCGACCGGCTGACCGGCGCACAGGCCGTCTGA